The window ATGATATTTATTGTGGACAAtatgaaaaaagtaaaacaaacaaaagaaattcaCAACCAAACCAACAGGAAGTATCAAATATTACTTCTATTACACATGATTAGCAGAATTTGGCCAGcagtttaatgttcctgaaaccatccagtcatcagtttccgcactgcagccttgagctcctggttcctcaggctgtagatgagggggttcagggctggaggcaccactgagtacagaactgacagggccagatccagggatggggaggagatggaggggggcttcaggtgagcaaacactgcagtgctgaggaacagagagaccacagccaggtgagggaggcaggtggaaaaggctttgtgccgtccctgctcattgGGGATCCTCAggacagccctgaagatctgcacataggaaaaaacaatgaacacaaaacaaccaaatcccaaacccacaCTAACTGCaatgagcccaagttccctgagataAGATTTGgcgcaggagagcttgaggatctgggggatttcacagaagaactggcccagggcattgccatggcacaggggcagggaaaatgtattggctgtgtgcagcagtgaatagagaaaggcactggcccaggcagctgctgccatgtgggcacaagctctgctgcccaggagggtcccgtagtgcaggggtttgcagatggacacgtagcggtcgtagcacatgatggtcaggaggaaaaGCTCTGCTGAGATGTagaacataaagaaaaagagctgtgcagcacatcctgagtaggagatgtttctggtgtcccagagggaattgtgcatggctttggggacagtggttaagatggagcccaggtcgctgagggccaggttgagcaggaagaagaacatgggcgtgtgcaggtggtggccacaggctacggcgctgatgatgaggccgttgcccaggagggcagccaggaagatgcccaggaagaggcagaagtgcaggagctgcagctgccgcgtgtctgccagtgccagcaggaggaagtggctgatggagctgctgttggacatttgctgtggctgcacatgggcacctgttcatggagaaaggacagggacaagtcaggagaggctgcttggagccaaaactgggccattccctgcagcctctcctgctggcactcacccacccttgttcctgctctgggaaaaccttcacccaggtccctgcctgagctccagctgtgctggctgagtgtgccaggagcagtcAGGGCTGTATGTGGGGGCTCtggaggagccatccctgccctgctgccctgggtttgtggccatttggcagagggacaagggtggatattcaggatttttcaggggaatcactcctaCTGCAGAAAGGCTTGCTACCATCTGCACTCCCAGGTCAAAAGGATGGAAGGAGATGGTTTTAGGAACTGTGTTCCTACCCACTCACAATTGCTGGCTCTcagaggtcagaaatccccagaattcctgctgcactcagagtttgccactgagagatgtgagaggcaaaggattccctgtggctgagggaaggtgacGGGCTggatgggttttttcccccagcactgctgttcagccccctctctttccctgagcatctccctgggcctggacatcccctcctgagaggtgccttgtccctgccagcgctcacagagcccatcccaccctgtgtgccctcggcccggccctacagaaacctgcctgtgtgcagggccctggctggggcaggctctgtgtgcagctgggcaagggcagctcaggagagccctgctgggccctgcagaggtgatgctgctgctgcccagggctgaggagtggctgaaggccctttgggagctCCCAACAGAGagactgaccacccaaagtcacagttctggagtctctgtaaatgttcaaacattcctttgatgatcctgtgtgtccctttcaactcagaatgttctgtcattctgggattacaattcctgttctgcttttctcatccccctgttgtctataatcaaaagagaaaaaaaaaagctccttgCAACAATGTAGAACAGTGAagtaaaaaccagacctttattggaagcttcccGGTGTCCCAGAGGGGATGaggcacacccagcccctgatttcaacaatttgtTAAGGATatttaggatatttaacaggaacatccAATGGGATATTCAGTACCCAGTTACACACCCGTGGCTCAACCCACTGGAATAAGTCCAGGGCCTTCTTTGTCCCAGTTTTTCTTATCACTGCTCACattcaaaacccaaaatactcTTCTTGTGGGTTCTCTTTGATAAAAAGATTATatagcactttaaaaatgtatttagacagATTATAgttctaaaatctaagagaagGTAAGGAAAcatactagagttaattaaggatcataaatacattaaatatataatagtagttaaaaagagttatttaagagtttaatagagttagttaaggattataattttaaaactacgcaaaagtaatttacagaactatgaatatatgaaaaatatataaaaagcaaaaatatttttatcatcatcacAACTTCATCATCTTTCTCCAAGCAGAGAActgaaaacactctcaggaaagctcctgacctttacagcaatcTTAGGCTTACCTTCTTTAGGAAGTGCcctccagagctgtgccctggagctggtctggagctgggagcagccctgccccagccagcccctctcagcagcagcacctgccctgctcagggtggctccttccccccacagctcctggccagcgctgggagcagctccaggaccggctgagagctgtccctggcaggcagcagagtccctggcccagcacagcgccctgggctgcaggaccctgctctgcaggacagccctgggcacccctggctgctctgcacaggagatgagcagagaatgcactcacagggtctgtgggcattgggatgttccagctttaggagatctctccaggagctgcagctgcactgtcctacagccagaggttcctgtgccaagggctggcagtgattctgccccaggcacttctcagccccttcccagttctgactgattgaagctctctgtgcctctgtgctgtgcccgggctggctgcaggcagtgccccagccctgctgggctggcagaagagctgctcagcaagagaaatgtgcttttgaagctctgcttggttaccaggatcaccctctgtgccaggagcccggcccagctcagcagcacagacacagcacaaggactttaatgaccctctggggctttgtgctcaggccctgaacatcaggccctgggagggagctgcagaaacctctgcagaactccaagtcagaatccaactccaaagtttcttggacttttaatgggtcccactgagggacacgactgagaaagtgtccccaggccccaggcagagcagagaactggaggcactgatgccaggtggggacaaagagaagccaagtcttggtgccctggggcacagcagggtctgtgccaccaagggctgtgaggagacaccttgtcctaaggccctggggcctcctggcacagccccagccaggctgggcactttcagcccctggtcctgccctcagcatccccccatgcccacatcccagtggcctcaaggatctgctggaaggagtccctggggagccttggtcaggaatggccctgggggctccttcatgctcccagggactgcaggtttttcaaacgactttggcttttccttttgccttggagtctttgagaggtttctgcaatcatggccccaattatctactgtaattagtccctggagaggctttgtacTCACAATCAGttgggctcattaatgctttgagatacACAACTTTTTTctggtactttggattttccttcctACATTGAGtgttttttgtgccattttgagtctctgagaggtttttgtgcaaTCCTGGActccaattctctcctccaaggaggcCAAGAGGAGCCGGTGTTAGGGATGGACTTCATGGGGACCCATTCATTCTTTGAGACACTTCGgggttttcttctgattttgacatttggaaaggtttgtgcaatgtCCTCTCaagccctgaggttccagggctcagctccaaatgcagaATGGgtctcattaggatcaagcaagtcctgacaaaccatgggtCTGCCTTGATTTCCCTCTTGACTGGAGCAGTTCAACAGGAAGATTTCTATGGTAGTTTTCGTTTGCCTATTTGAGATTTCTCGGCCAATGCATCAATTAGTGTAGTGGGTTCAGTGCTgactaattaccagtgcacacactagaatatacttactcatttcctgctctgagataggattaggagaaaggaaaatttggCTCAAAATTAAGGAGTGTAAAGAAAAGTTTGTTGACAGTAACTAAAAGAAGGAGTAATAAGGATCAGAACAAAATTTCAGAATACTTCCCTTCTCCATAAAACCTTTTCTTACTTACTGATTATGTAAAgggacaaagcaaaaaattttCAGTCACTTTACCACCTCTAGAATAGTCCTACTTTAGTTCAATTagagagaggagtctctcttTCTTgctatggagacttctccacaaggaAACAGTGCTCTTGCGGCTCTTGATTTCCATGAATAGCAGCCACTCAGAAAAAGTGAAATCATGACACCCCTCCCATCTTTTCACAGCCATTCATGTGTTTATGGGCCATTCAGCTTATGGGATATTAGTttcaagatgagctgtttaagagcaaagatTGTCttaatctctttctgaaatcatcttcatctttgCAGAGATCTTCTcaccctgagggcacagggtctcatcactctgctctttctctgttcatacttctcatgggatcacagctacttcaacatttgcttactttaccatggaggcctttgctgaaacaagtcatttCCTCTTACTTTCCAATgccttatagggaaaaagagagtctgatgtatccatgacatccttctccatagctttagcagaggatttcagctccaagatcaaggcatctcctcatccctcctatctgggactcaacttcctcttcagTGACCTTggtgtgttcatgttgctcctctgtgtgtctgccctgtgtccttttctctcactggagggaggatggcagcactggcagagtcaatatctcccctTGGCCTGCAGATGTTTTCATGACCCTGGCTGGGCTCGGTGGCCgcttctaattttggccatggtccctggacatgaagaccagttcttttccataggaatgaaggaacagagccccacTGCTTTTGGGGCAGATGAGAAGTGACCACCAGAGgcaaaggccagccagagctgtcaGATTCTGTTTTAGAGATACCCTtgaatacaggaaatttttaaggcagagtgtcagtttt is drawn from Lonchura striata isolate bLonStr1 unplaced genomic scaffold, bLonStr1.mat Scaffold_85, whole genome shotgun sequence and contains these coding sequences:
- the LOC144248759 gene encoding olfactory receptor 14C36-like, with the protein product MFFFLLNLALSDLGSILTTVPKAMHNSLWDTRNISYSGCAAQLFFFMFYISAELFLLTIMCYDRYVSICKPLHYGTLLGSRACAHMAAAAWASAFLYSLLHTANTFSLPLCHGNALGQFFCEIPQILKLSCAKSYLRELGLIAVSVGLGFGCFVFIVFSYVQIFRAVLRIPNEQGRHKAFSTCLPHLAVVSLFLSTAVFAHLKPPSISSPSLDLALSVLYSVVPPALNPLIYSLRNQELKAAVRKLMTGWFQEH